A genome region from Labilibaculum antarcticum includes the following:
- a CDS encoding 4Fe-4S binding protein, producing MKKSLVFISLLIVFVGTQFAAFSQQQRFPKPEFESGYTQPVTSMPVPSSGMFALLDVLVLIAALSLITWFILKKRSRTGVVAVSIFSILYFGFFREGCVCSVGSVQNVVLALFNPGYHIPLSALAFFVIPLAYTLFFGRTFCAGVCPLGAVQDVFLMRPVTLKKWLQKALGLIPYIYLGLSILYAATATDFIICRYDPFVGIFRFNATFFMFAIGAAFLLISIFIARPYCRFFCPYGVILNLVSRVSKNHLTITPSNCIQCKLCESSCPLDAINKPVEVKQMEDKRSATRRFILLSLIIPALMVVGGWTGANFHENLAKVNSKVRLADEMLHFDSKTMNESLEIVGFRTSGKPVKQLYLEASEIVKQFYYGGWILGAFIGLIIGLALSGLSTYRYREDYTPDKGNCVSCARCLKYCPVEKD from the coding sequence ATGAAGAAAAGCTTAGTCTTTATCTCTTTACTGATAGTTTTTGTGGGAACGCAATTTGCGGCCTTTTCACAACAGCAACGTTTCCCAAAACCCGAATTCGAATCGGGCTATACACAGCCGGTTACATCAATGCCGGTACCAAGTAGTGGAATGTTCGCTTTATTGGATGTATTGGTATTAATTGCAGCTCTAAGCCTGATAACGTGGTTTATCTTAAAGAAAAGATCAAGAACCGGAGTCGTTGCAGTATCCATTTTTTCCATTTTATATTTTGGTTTTTTCAGGGAAGGATGTGTCTGTTCTGTTGGTTCCGTTCAGAATGTTGTATTGGCCTTATTCAATCCGGGCTATCACATTCCTTTATCTGCTTTGGCATTTTTTGTGATTCCTTTAGCTTATACACTGTTTTTTGGTAGAACATTCTGTGCAGGAGTTTGTCCACTTGGAGCAGTGCAGGATGTTTTCCTAATGCGTCCGGTGACTCTAAAGAAGTGGTTGCAAAAAGCATTGGGCTTAATTCCATACATCTATTTGGGATTATCTATTTTATATGCAGCAACCGCAACCGATTTTATCATTTGTCGATACGATCCTTTCGTGGGGATTTTTAGATTCAATGCAACATTCTTCATGTTTGCGATTGGAGCGGCTTTTTTACTAATCAGCATTTTTATAGCAAGACCTTATTGTCGGTTCTTTTGTCCGTATGGAGTTATTTTGAATTTGGTAAGCCGGGTTTCGAAAAATCATTTGACAATCACACCTTCGAATTGCATTCAGTGCAAACTTTGTGAGAGCTCTTGTCCTTTGGATGCTATTAACAAACCTGTTGAGGTGAAACAAATGGAAGACAAGAGATCTGCTACGCGAAGATTTATTTTGCTGAGTTTAATTATACCTGCATTAATGGTTGTTGGCGGATGGACTGGTGCAAATTTTCATGAAAACCTTGCAAAGGTAAACTCCAAAGTTCGTTTGGCAGATGAAATGCTTCATTTCGATTCTAAAACCATGAACGAGAGTTTGGAAATTGTAGGATTCAGAACTTCTGGGAAACCAGTAAAACAATTGTATCTGGAAGCATCAGAGATTGTTAAGCAGTTTTATTATGGCGGTTGGATTCTTGGTGCTTTTATTGGTTTGATTATCGGTTTGGCTTTATCCGGATTATCAACATACCGATATCGTGAAGATTATACGCCAGACAAAGGGAATTGTGTGAGTTGTGCACGTTGTTTAAAATATTGTCCTGTGGAAAAGGATTAA
- a CDS encoding GxxExxY protein: MDIEEVFKKVLDCCFRVHTELGPGLLESAYEACLMYELQQEGLKVRKQVAVPLFYKDVELDVGYRIDLLVNNEVIIELKSVDSIADIHLAQILTYMKLAECKLGLLVNFNVKHLENGIKRVIL; this comes from the coding sequence ATGGATATAGAAGAAGTTTTTAAAAAGGTATTGGATTGTTGTTTTCGAGTTCATACAGAACTTGGTCCGGGTTTATTAGAATCTGCTTACGAAGCTTGTTTGATGTATGAATTGCAACAGGAAGGGCTTAAGGTTAGGAAACAGGTTGCTGTACCTCTTTTTTATAAAGATGTGGAACTTGATGTTGGCTATAGAATTGATTTACTAGTAAATAATGAAGTAATAATAGAATTAAAATCCGTTGATTCAATTGCAGATATTCATTTAGCTCAGATTTTAACCTATATGAAGTTAGCAGAGTGCAAATTGGGTTTACTTGTAAATTTTAATGTGAAGCATTTGGAAAACGGAATTAAGAGAGTGATATTATAA
- a CDS encoding 4Fe-4S dicluster domain-containing protein has translation MKENKKNRRDFLNTCFRFAAGAGIVGIAGVLAVKSQKGDFLWQLDPTKCTQCGRCATSCVVTPSAVKCIHVYDMCGYCDLCGGYFRPNVKKLSTGAENQLCPTGAIKRSYVEDPFFKYEIIDELCIGCGKCVKGCGAFGNGSLQLQVSHDLCVNCNHCAIARDCPSDAFSRVPIEQAYKFAGFKSNKKI, from the coding sequence ATGAAGGAAAATAAGAAGAATCGAAGAGACTTTCTCAATACATGCTTTCGTTTTGCGGCGGGAGCTGGTATTGTGGGTATTGCAGGAGTTTTGGCAGTAAAAAGCCAAAAGGGAGATTTTCTTTGGCAATTGGATCCTACAAAATGCACGCAGTGTGGGCGTTGTGCTACGAGTTGTGTGGTAACACCTTCGGCAGTAAAATGCATTCATGTTTACGATATGTGTGGCTATTGCGATTTATGCGGAGGCTATTTCCGCCCAAACGTGAAGAAATTATCTACAGGAGCCGAAAACCAGCTTTGTCCAACCGGTGCAATCAAACGTTCTTATGTGGAGGATCCGTTTTTTAAATATGAGATTATCGATGAACTGTGTATTGGTTGTGGAAAATGTGTAAAAGGCTGTGGTGCATTCGGAAATGGTTCTTTGCAACTTCAGGTTAGCCATGATCTTTGCGTGAATTGCAATCATTGTGCAATTGCAAGAGATTGTCCTTCCGATGCATTTTCAAGAGTACCCATCGAGCAGGCTTATAAGTTTGCCGGTTTTAAATCAAATAAAAAAATATAA
- a CDS encoding alpha-L-rhamnosidase-related protein encodes MKKWFFIPSLIVLTIALSTILLYRCNPDDYILYQSSDFTVFPNRIEQGEYTATAHNNSHITSNYPGLGSEEWKLESDLSKYPKYESNQILLDAIYNLSLEEIEKNIAPDSTFNTGAKWKGVWTRDISYSIILALAITNPEISKKSLLKKVKHGKIVQDTGTGGSWPVSSDRMIWSTAAWELYKSTGDMDWLRKVYFIIKNSTEDDLNVVWDYQKYLFKGESSFLDWREQSYPKWMEPADIFNSYSLSTQAVHYQSLQVLMKMGKVLGKDVQKYEDISQALKRSINEKLWLPEKKYFGQYLYGRKNQTLSDKSETLGEALMIIWDITNEQRQDELISNTPVTKFGTPCFYPQIPNIPAYHNEAIWPFVQAYWNWASTKTHNVESVQWGIANMFRSSALFLTNKENLLIKNGDFKGTEINSDRQLWSVAGSLSTFYRILIGMNYTADHLEFKPLIPREYKGKQSIKGLRYQNAVLDIDIYGFGDQVSYYSLDGKYYQNAIVPKEMEGKHKIEIRMNNQLPAKSKINMVDNAVSPETTSLRFAENQLFWEKKESANHYNVYKNGQLLLETEDTYMSEVSITEPTEFQIQTDDDKGNLSFYSEPLYIYNSDFERIIEAEDYNSNIKTTYVELNKKQNREFYFNIRIPNEGKYYIDFLYANGNGPINTDNKCAIRSFWVNNDYTGCVIFPQRGENDWDNYGYSNSFSIDLQNRNNFFKISFEEFNKNMNQEVNSVRIDKIRLIKIR; translated from the coding sequence ATGAAAAAATGGTTTTTCATTCCCAGCCTGATTGTCCTAACAATTGCATTATCGACTATACTTTTATATCGGTGCAACCCGGATGATTACATTTTATATCAATCTTCCGATTTTACCGTATTTCCTAATCGAATAGAACAAGGAGAATATACAGCAACGGCGCACAACAACTCGCATATTACCTCCAATTACCCAGGTTTAGGTAGTGAGGAATGGAAGCTTGAATCCGATCTAAGTAAATACCCCAAATATGAATCGAATCAGATTTTATTAGATGCCATTTATAACCTTTCGCTTGAAGAGATAGAAAAGAACATAGCTCCTGACAGCACTTTTAATACTGGTGCAAAATGGAAAGGTGTATGGACTCGTGATATTAGCTATAGTATAATTTTGGCTCTGGCAATAACAAATCCCGAAATCTCGAAAAAGAGCTTACTAAAGAAAGTTAAGCACGGGAAAATAGTTCAGGACACAGGCACAGGTGGTTCATGGCCAGTAAGTTCAGACAGAATGATTTGGTCTACCGCAGCATGGGAATTGTACAAGTCAACAGGAGATATGGATTGGCTTAGAAAAGTTTATTTTATCATTAAAAACTCGACTGAAGATGATCTTAATGTTGTTTGGGATTATCAGAAATATCTATTTAAAGGAGAATCTTCTTTTTTGGACTGGCGTGAACAATCTTACCCAAAATGGATGGAACCTGCTGATATTTTTAATTCCTATAGTCTTTCGACTCAAGCTGTTCACTATCAAAGCTTACAAGTATTGATGAAGATGGGAAAGGTGCTAGGCAAAGATGTGCAAAAATACGAAGATATTTCTCAAGCCTTAAAAAGGAGTATTAATGAAAAACTTTGGTTGCCTGAAAAAAAATACTTCGGACAATATCTATATGGAAGGAAAAATCAAACGCTTTCTGATAAATCGGAAACTTTAGGTGAAGCGCTCATGATAATTTGGGATATCACCAACGAACAAAGGCAAGATGAGCTTATTTCAAATACACCCGTAACCAAGTTCGGAACTCCTTGTTTCTATCCTCAAATACCAAACATACCAGCTTATCACAACGAAGCAATCTGGCCTTTTGTGCAGGCTTACTGGAATTGGGCATCGACTAAAACTCATAATGTAGAAAGCGTTCAGTGGGGAATTGCCAATATGTTCCGTTCAAGCGCACTCTTCTTAACCAATAAGGAAAACCTGCTTATAAAAAATGGGGATTTTAAGGGAACAGAAATTAATTCAGATCGTCAGTTATGGAGTGTAGCTGGCTCTCTATCTACCTTTTACAGAATTTTAATAGGTATGAACTATACGGCTGACCATCTGGAGTTTAAACCATTAATTCCTCGCGAATACAAAGGCAAACAAAGTATAAAAGGCCTTCGATACCAAAATGCTGTATTAGATATTGATATTTACGGGTTTGGCGATCAAGTTAGCTACTACTCACTTGATGGAAAATATTACCAAAATGCGATCGTACCAAAAGAAATGGAAGGAAAACACAAAATTGAAATTCGAATGAATAATCAGTTGCCTGCCAAATCAAAAATCAATATGGTAGATAATGCAGTGTCGCCAGAAACTACTTCGCTTCGGTTTGCCGAGAATCAATTGTTTTGGGAGAAAAAAGAAAGCGCTAATCATTACAATGTGTATAAAAACGGGCAACTCCTTTTAGAGACTGAAGATACATACATGTCGGAAGTGAGCATTACTGAACCGACAGAGTTTCAAATTCAGACTGATGATGATAAGGGAAACTTATCATTCTATAGTGAGCCTCTTTATATTTACAATTCGGATTTTGAAAGAATTATTGAAGCGGAAGATTATAATTCCAATATCAAAACGACCTACGTTGAATTGAACAAAAAACAAAATCGGGAATTTTATTTTAATATTCGAATTCCTAATGAAGGAAAGTATTATATCGATTTTTTATATGCAAACGGAAACGGTCCGATTAACACAGACAACAAATGTGCAATTCGCAGTTTTTGGGTAAACAACGATTACACCGGATGTGTCATTTTTCCTCAACGAGGAGAAAATGATTGGGATAATTATGGCTACTCCAATTCCTTTTCAATTGATTTACAAAACAGAAATAACTTTTTTAAAATCAGCTTCGAGGAATTTAACAAAAATATGAATCAAGAAGTAAATTCCGTTAGAATTGACAAGATCCGACTAATTAAGATTCGATAA
- a CDS encoding outer membrane protein assembly factor BamB family protein, with product MKSLLPICIILLALFTQCNFTKEKSEWRGPNRTGVYTETGLLKQWPSEGPKMLWHIDSLPTGYSSVAIAHNTVYVTGLKDSMDYLLALDMNGKPKWEVPYGRGWDESFTDARCTPTIEDDRIYLSSGRGDLACVNAITGELNWQVKASEKFEGEYGNWGISESLLLYKDLVFYTPCGKKTTMVALNKMTGETVWKSKSIDDKPAYVSPLLIERNGKKQIVTVTENNAIGVDPSNGNIDWQFDYGSYAGEQTKANINTNTPLYQDGKIFITNGYDHKSVMLDLSEDAMSVKVAYVDSLLDVHHGGAVQIDGYIYGANWINNRNGYWVCLEWETGKKMYETEWENKGSIISAEGMLYCYDEKDGNVGLVKVDPKEFKVISSFKVPYGKGPYWAHMVINDGVLYVRHATALMAYSIKES from the coding sequence ATGAAAAGCTTACTCCCAATTTGTATTATTTTACTAGCTCTGTTTACTCAGTGTAATTTCACAAAAGAAAAAAGTGAATGGCGTGGCCCAAACCGCACAGGTGTATATACCGAAACAGGTTTACTAAAGCAGTGGCCATCTGAAGGACCTAAAATGCTTTGGCATATAGATAGCCTACCAACAGGATATTCATCCGTTGCTATAGCGCACAATACAGTTTATGTGACCGGACTAAAAGACTCAATGGATTACTTGTTGGCTCTTGATATGAATGGAAAGCCGAAATGGGAAGTCCCATATGGTCGTGGATGGGATGAATCATTTACTGATGCTCGCTGCACACCGACTATTGAAGATGACAGGATTTATCTATCAAGTGGAAGAGGTGACTTAGCTTGTGTGAATGCAATCACAGGAGAACTTAACTGGCAAGTAAAAGCAAGTGAAAAGTTTGAAGGTGAATATGGAAATTGGGGGATTTCAGAATCTCTTCTTCTGTACAAAGACTTGGTGTTTTATACTCCTTGTGGAAAGAAAACCACTATGGTTGCATTGAATAAAATGACTGGTGAAACCGTTTGGAAATCGAAAAGTATAGATGATAAGCCCGCTTATGTTTCTCCTCTTTTGATTGAAAGAAATGGGAAGAAACAGATTGTTACGGTTACGGAAAATAATGCCATCGGAGTTGATCCTTCAAATGGTAATATCGATTGGCAGTTTGATTATGGCAGTTATGCTGGAGAACAGACTAAAGCAAATATTAACACCAATACTCCTTTGTATCAGGATGGAAAGATATTTATAACCAATGGTTACGATCATAAATCCGTAATGCTTGATTTAAGTGAGGATGCAATGTCTGTAAAAGTGGCCTATGTTGATTCCTTACTCGATGTACATCACGGTGGAGCAGTTCAAATAGATGGTTATATCTATGGTGCAAATTGGATCAATAATAGAAATGGATATTGGGTTTGCTTGGAATGGGAGACAGGTAAGAAAATGTATGAGACTGAGTGGGAAAATAAAGGTTCTATCATTTCGGCGGAAGGAATGCTTTATTGCTATGATGAGAAAGATGGTAATGTTGGCTTGGTAAAGGTTGACCCGAAAGAATTTAAAGTAATAAGTTCATTTAAAGTACCATATGGGAAAGGTCCTTATTGGGCTCATATGGTAATTAATGATGGTGTATTATATGTTCGTCATGCCACAGCTCTAATGGCATATTCGATAAAAGAATCTTAA
- a CDS encoding outer membrane protein assembly factor BamB family protein has product MLSKRSEKGLILLSVVVASILFVYWLAYNPVKDIHASIPGMDNRPEQSESSERVLIGEGFDLYTENNSSLTGKWTQFRGAKSDNISTDNTKLISNWGAGPKIDWQVEMGEGHAAPVVYNGKVYVLDYDEVKKADALRCFSLETGEELWRRWYRVHIKRNHGMSRTVPAINDKYIVTMGPRCHVMCTDPNTGEFLWGLDLVKDYMSEIPFWYTGQCPILDGDVVILAPGGKSLLMAVDCATGKVLWETPNPDNWQMSHSSVMPMTLDGKRMWVYAAIGGIVGVSAEGDDIGQILWKTKEFSPSVVAPSPVVLKNGKIFMTAGYGAGSILFQIKKNGDSYETLTLQQFKPKDGVASEQQTPIVYKDRMFAILPKDAGGMRNRFVCCDPNDCTKIVWTSGTNDRFGLGPYIIADGKFFILKDDGTLTIAKASTEKFELLDKTKVLDGHDAWGPLVVVDGRLLMRDAKHLLCIDIRAN; this is encoded by the coding sequence ATGCTGTCCAAAAGAAGCGAAAAAGGATTAATTCTCTTGTCTGTTGTTGTTGCAAGCATCTTGTTTGTGTATTGGCTGGCTTATAATCCTGTAAAGGATATTCATGCTAGTATCCCGGGAATGGATAATCGTCCGGAACAAAGTGAATCTTCTGAAAGAGTTCTTATAGGAGAAGGATTTGATCTTTACACTGAAAACAATTCCAGTTTAACTGGGAAATGGACCCAATTTAGAGGAGCAAAATCTGATAATATTTCAACTGATAATACAAAGCTAATTAGTAATTGGGGTGCAGGTCCTAAAATTGACTGGCAGGTAGAAATGGGTGAAGGGCATGCAGCCCCTGTTGTTTACAATGGGAAAGTGTATGTTCTCGATTACGATGAAGTGAAAAAGGCTGATGCTTTGCGTTGTTTTTCTTTGGAAACGGGAGAGGAACTTTGGCGCAGATGGTATAGAGTTCATATCAAGCGAAATCATGGAATGTCGAGAACTGTTCCGGCAATCAACGATAAATATATTGTTACAATGGGACCTCGTTGTCATGTTATGTGCACCGATCCTAATACCGGAGAATTTCTATGGGGACTCGATCTGGTAAAAGATTACATGTCTGAGATTCCGTTTTGGTATACAGGTCAGTGTCCCATTCTTGATGGTGATGTAGTTATTCTTGCTCCGGGTGGAAAATCATTGCTAATGGCTGTTGATTGTGCCACAGGGAAAGTACTTTGGGAAACTCCAAATCCAGATAATTGGCAAATGTCTCATTCATCGGTTATGCCAATGACTTTAGATGGAAAAAGGATGTGGGTTTATGCGGCTATTGGCGGAATTGTAGGTGTTTCTGCTGAAGGCGACGACATCGGACAAATTCTCTGGAAAACCAAAGAGTTTTCTCCTTCAGTTGTTGCTCCATCGCCAGTTGTACTGAAAAATGGCAAAATATTCATGACTGCTGGTTATGGTGCAGGTTCCATTTTATTTCAGATAAAAAAGAATGGGGATAGTTACGAAACGCTTACACTTCAGCAATTTAAACCGAAAGACGGTGTTGCCTCCGAGCAACAAACTCCAATTGTTTACAAAGATCGAATGTTCGCTATCTTACCTAAGGATGCCGGTGGAATGAGGAATCGATTTGTTTGCTGTGATCCTAATGATTGTACTAAAATAGTATGGACGAGTGGAACGAATGATCGTTTTGGCTTGGGACCTTATATTATTGCTGATGGGAAGTTCTTTATTCTGAAAGATGATGGAACTTTGACTATAGCCAAGGCAAGTACTGAAAAGTTTGAGCTGTTGGATAAAACAAAAGTTTTGGATGGACACGATGCTTGGGGACCTTTGGTTGTAGTGGACGGAAGATTGTTAATGAGGGATGCCAAACATTTGTTGTGTATTGATATTAGAGCAAATTAA
- a CDS encoding outer membrane protein assembly factor BamB family protein, with translation MKKYSLLFVLLIAGTMIFAQENAQWRGENRDGIYAESGLLKEWPIDGPELLWHFDVLGEGHASAAVTDKMLYTAGTEGENGFVIALDHSGKTLWKTVYGKEWMESYNGVRTSPMIYNGLVFIMSGFGKVVALNAENGDLQWSKNILDDFESENTRWGVTENLVADGDKLFCTPGGPNASMIALNVKTGELIWKAKSNGEKSAYCSPALIKLPTGNLLVTHTNSSIIGVDAATGEFLWSFEHPNKYSIHPNTPLYHDGYLYCLSGYGKGGVMLDLADDGSSVTEVWRNETLDNQMGGVVLLDGKIYGSGQNNREWFCLDWKTGETLYSSKMLGRGNVIFADGKLYCYADTGEVALVDVSNGSFEKVSSFRVPYGEKQHWAHLVINNQRMYVRHGNSLMVYSIKAK, from the coding sequence ATGAAAAAATATTCTTTATTATTTGTGTTGTTGATTGCAGGAACAATGATTTTTGCTCAGGAAAATGCTCAATGGCGAGGTGAAAACCGTGATGGAATTTATGCAGAATCCGGATTGTTAAAAGAATGGCCAATTGATGGTCCTGAATTGCTTTGGCATTTCGATGTTCTTGGCGAGGGACACGCTTCAGCTGCAGTTACTGATAAAATGCTTTACACCGCTGGAACAGAAGGCGAAAATGGTTTTGTAATTGCACTGGATCATTCTGGTAAAACTCTATGGAAAACGGTATACGGAAAAGAATGGATGGAATCTTATAACGGCGTTCGAACAAGTCCTATGATTTATAATGGTTTGGTTTTTATAATGAGTGGGTTTGGGAAAGTTGTTGCCTTAAATGCTGAAAATGGCGATCTTCAGTGGTCTAAAAATATATTGGATGACTTTGAAAGCGAAAATACACGATGGGGTGTTACAGAAAATTTGGTAGCCGATGGAGATAAACTGTTTTGTACACCAGGCGGTCCTAATGCAAGCATGATTGCTTTAAATGTGAAAACCGGCGAATTGATTTGGAAAGCAAAATCGAATGGCGAAAAATCTGCTTACTGTTCTCCTGCACTGATAAAGCTTCCTACTGGTAATTTACTGGTTACTCATACAAATAGTTCAATTATTGGTGTGGATGCAGCAACGGGAGAATTCCTTTGGTCTTTCGAACATCCAAATAAATATTCAATTCATCCTAATACACCTTTATATCATGATGGTTATTTATATTGCTTGAGTGGTTATGGAAAAGGTGGTGTAATGCTCGATTTGGCTGATGATGGAAGCAGCGTAACTGAAGTCTGGAGAAATGAAACTCTGGACAATCAAATGGGAGGAGTCGTTTTGCTTGATGGTAAAATATATGGTTCTGGACAAAACAATCGGGAATGGTTTTGTTTGGATTGGAAAACTGGAGAAACACTATACTCTTCGAAAATGCTTGGTAGAGGAAATGTGATTTTTGCTGATGGGAAATTGTATTGCTATGCTGATACCGGTGAAGTTGCACTAGTTGATGTAAGTAATGGAAGCTTTGAAAAAGTGAGTTCTTTTCGCGTTCCTTATGGTGAAAAGCAACACTGGGCACATTTAGTGATTAACAATCAAAGAATGTATGTGCGTCATGGAAATTCTTTAATGGTATATTCGATAAAAGCAAAGTAG
- a CDS encoding NHL repeat-containing protein: MKNKLILWLSVILLLVVVAFMAKDLFVTTDRPQENIYEYDLKELRKVDSSKISHKEVKQIKIQANELHGIAIDDKDQIYVSTDENILVLDSEGKQINSLKVRGEARCLTVAENGNILVGLGNRVDIRKPDGSLRNSFVVAGEKAFITSLAIDGDNVYVADAGQKIVHHYNIDGEKINEIGGKNPEAGIKGFVIPSPYFDLMIGRQAELWVVNPGRHAFEAYNSRGEQISSWERTSMSLDGFSGCCNPANIAMLSDGSFVTAEKGLERVKIHLPSGDFKSVVAAPELFEEGTVGIDLAVDSQDRILVLDPVQKMIRIFEAK, translated from the coding sequence ATGAAAAATAAATTGATTCTATGGCTTTCGGTAATTTTACTTCTTGTTGTTGTGGCTTTCATGGCAAAAGATCTTTTTGTGACTACGGATAGGCCACAGGAAAATATTTATGAATATGATTTGAAAGAATTGCGTAAAGTCGACTCTTCAAAAATTAGTCATAAAGAGGTAAAACAAATAAAAATTCAGGCTAATGAGCTTCATGGGATCGCAATTGATGATAAAGATCAAATTTATGTGAGTACCGATGAAAATATATTGGTTTTAGATTCGGAAGGAAAACAAATCAATTCATTAAAAGTGAGAGGAGAGGCTCGTTGCTTGACAGTTGCTGAAAATGGAAACATTTTGGTTGGTTTGGGCAATCGTGTCGATATCAGAAAACCGGATGGTAGTCTGCGAAACAGCTTTGTAGTCGCAGGTGAAAAGGCATTTATTACTTCACTTGCCATTGATGGAGACAATGTTTACGTAGCTGATGCAGGACAGAAGATTGTGCATCATTATAATATTGATGGTGAGAAAATAAACGAAATAGGTGGGAAAAACCCCGAGGCTGGAATAAAAGGCTTTGTGATTCCAAGTCCGTATTTTGACTTGATGATTGGCCGACAAGCTGAGCTTTGGGTTGTAAATCCGGGCAGACATGCTTTTGAGGCCTACAATTCCCGAGGTGAGCAAATTTCCTCATGGGAACGAACTTCTATGAGTTTGGACGGTTTTAGCGGTTGTTGCAATCCTGCTAATATAGCAATGCTATCTGATGGCTCATTTGTAACGGCAGAGAAAGGGCTGGAAAGAGTGAAAATTCATTTGCCTTCCGGTGATTTTAAATCAGTTGTTGCGGCTCCTGAATTATTTGAAGAAGGAACAGTAGGTATTGATTTAGCAGTTGATTCTCAGGATCGAATTTTGGTTTTAGATCCTGTACAAAAAATGATACGAATATTTGAAGCAAAATAA